From Haloarcula sp. CBA1127, a single genomic window includes:
- the idsA3 gene encoding geranylfarnesyl diphosphate synthase codes for MSERHQQVEDAIVARRDRVNDALPEDLPVQKPDHLYEASRYLLDAGGKRLRPTVLLLVAESLLDVDPLTADYRDFPTLRGGQADMMSAALAIEVIQTFTLIHDDIMDDDALRRGVPAVHKEYDLSTAILAGDTLYSKAFEFLLETGAAHDRTVDANKRLATTCTRICEGQSLDIEFEQRDVVTPEEYLEMVELKTAVLYGAAASIPATLLGADEKTVDALYNYGLDVGRAFQIQDDLLDLTTPSEKLGKQRGSDLVEEKQTLVTLHARQQGVDVGDLVDTDSVEAVSEAEIDDAVERLREVGSIEYARQTGQDLIASGKQNLEVLPDNEARYLLEGIANYLVERDY; via the coding sequence ATGTCCGAACGCCATCAGCAGGTCGAAGACGCGATTGTCGCCCGACGAGACCGGGTCAACGATGCCCTCCCAGAGGACCTTCCGGTACAGAAGCCGGACCACCTCTACGAGGCGTCGCGCTACCTGCTGGACGCGGGCGGGAAACGGCTCCGCCCGACGGTCCTGCTGCTGGTCGCGGAGTCGCTGCTGGATGTCGACCCGCTGACGGCAGACTATCGTGACTTCCCGACGCTCAGAGGCGGGCAGGCCGACATGATGTCGGCCGCCCTCGCCATTGAGGTCATCCAAACGTTCACGCTCATCCACGACGACATCATGGACGACGACGCGCTCCGGCGCGGGGTGCCCGCCGTCCACAAGGAGTACGACCTCTCGACGGCGATTCTCGCCGGCGACACGCTGTACTCGAAAGCGTTCGAGTTCCTGCTCGAAACGGGTGCGGCCCACGATCGGACCGTCGACGCGAACAAGCGACTCGCAACGACGTGTACCCGCATCTGCGAGGGCCAGTCCCTCGACATCGAGTTTGAGCAACGCGATGTCGTCACGCCCGAGGAGTATCTGGAGATGGTCGAACTCAAGACGGCCGTGCTGTACGGCGCGGCCGCCTCGATTCCGGCCACGCTGCTCGGGGCCGACGAGAAGACGGTCGATGCCCTGTACAACTACGGACTCGACGTTGGGCGGGCGTTCCAGATCCAGGATGACCTGCTTGACCTGACGACACCCTCGGAGAAACTCGGCAAGCAACGGGGCTCGGACCTCGTCGAAGAAAAGCAGACGCTGGTGACGCTGCACGCTCGCCAGCAGGGCGTCGACGTGGGCGACCTCGTCGACACGGACTCCGTCGAGGCCGTTTCGGAAGCCGAAATCGACGACGCCGTCGAGCGCCTGCGAGAGGTAGGGTCAATCGAATACGCCCGCCAGACCGGGCAGGACCTCATTGCGAGCGGCAAGCAGAACCTCGAAGTCCTGCCGGACAACGAGGCCCGCTACCTGCTCGAAGGCATTGCGAACTACCTCGTCGAGCGCGACTACTGA
- a CDS encoding glutamate--tRNA ligase, translating to MDDELRDRITEAAETSALLNAVKHDSEAQVGAIMGPLMGENPEFREYGDEIPGVIAPVVERVNGMDAEERRERLAELAPEKLEELEAEDEGEDHPLPDLPNAEEYDTVRMRVAPNPNGPWHIGHARMAAVVGTYKQRYDGEFICRFDDTDPETKRPDLDAYDAILDAIDYLGFEPDDVVNASDRVETYYEYARKLIDKGGAYTCSCPQGEFSDLKNNGEACPHRDKDAETTRSEFEAMVDGEYDSGEMVLRVRTDITHKNPALRDFVAFRMVDTPHPREAAEQYRCWPMLDFQSGLDDHLLGVTHIIRGIDLQDSAKRQQFVYDYFDWEYPEVIHWGHVQVDEYDVPLSTSSIAELIEDGELAGWDDPRAPTVASLERRGIRGEAVVDAMIQLGTSTSNVDLAMSSIYSNNRDLIDDDSDRAFFVRDSDDHGGLVERQIVGGPDAGEPPLHPDYEERGRREIPVTNGVAVEGDDLPAHGERIWLKGYGCVRHTRDAFEYTGDDIDAVREEGVDVIHWTPADGPRLRLRTMDGDVSGVAEPGLLGYDTDDVVQFERIGFVRLDEVADEAEAESVAYFTHP from the coding sequence ATGGACGACGAGCTGCGAGACCGAATCACGGAGGCGGCGGAGACGAGCGCCCTCCTCAACGCGGTCAAACACGACAGCGAGGCACAGGTCGGCGCAATAATGGGCCCGCTCATGGGCGAGAACCCGGAGTTCCGCGAGTACGGCGACGAGATACCTGGCGTTATCGCGCCGGTCGTCGAGCGAGTCAACGGGATGGATGCCGAGGAGCGCCGCGAGCGGCTGGCCGAACTCGCTCCGGAGAAACTCGAAGAGCTGGAGGCCGAGGACGAGGGCGAGGACCACCCACTGCCGGACCTACCCAACGCCGAAGAGTACGACACCGTTCGGATGCGCGTTGCGCCAAACCCCAACGGCCCGTGGCACATCGGCCACGCGCGGATGGCCGCCGTCGTCGGCACGTACAAGCAGCGCTACGACGGGGAGTTCATCTGCCGCTTTGACGACACCGACCCTGAGACCAAGCGACCGGATCTGGATGCCTACGACGCAATTCTGGACGCAATCGACTATCTCGGCTTCGAACCGGACGACGTGGTCAACGCCAGCGACCGCGTCGAGACGTACTACGAGTACGCTCGCAAGCTCATCGACAAGGGCGGGGCCTACACCTGCTCGTGCCCGCAGGGTGAGTTTTCGGACCTGAAGAACAACGGCGAGGCCTGTCCCCACCGGGATAAGGACGCCGAGACCACGCGCTCGGAGTTCGAGGCGATGGTCGACGGCGAGTACGACAGCGGCGAGATGGTCCTGCGGGTCCGGACCGACATTACCCACAAGAACCCCGCGCTGCGTGACTTCGTCGCGTTCCGGATGGTCGACACGCCCCATCCACGCGAGGCGGCCGAGCAGTACCGCTGCTGGCCGATGCTCGACTTCCAGAGCGGGCTGGACGACCACCTGCTGGGCGTCACGCACATCATCCGCGGCATCGACCTGCAGGACTCCGCGAAGCGCCAGCAGTTCGTCTACGACTACTTCGACTGGGAGTACCCCGAAGTCATCCACTGGGGCCACGTTCAGGTCGATGAGTACGACGTGCCCCTCTCCACATCGAGCATCGCCGAACTCATTGAAGACGGCGAACTGGCGGGCTGGGACGACCCGCGAGCGCCGACCGTCGCCAGCCTCGAACGGCGCGGCATCCGCGGTGAGGCCGTCGTCGATGCGATGATTCAGTTGGGGACGTCCACCTCGAACGTCGACCTGGCGATGTCGTCGATCTACTCGAACAACCGTGACCTCATTGACGACGACTCGGACCGGGCGTTCTTCGTCCGGGACAGCGACGACCACGGTGGCCTCGTCGAGCGTCAGATCGTTGGCGGGCCGGACGCCGGCGAACCGCCGTTGCACCCGGACTACGAGGAGCGTGGCCGCCGCGAGATTCCGGTGACGAACGGCGTCGCCGTCGAAGGTGACGACCTGCCGGCCCACGGCGAACGGATCTGGCTCAAGGGATACGGCTGTGTTCGCCACACTCGCGATGCCTTCGAATACACCGGCGACGACATCGACGCTGTCCGCGAGGAGGGCGTCGACGTGATCCACTGGACGCCGGCCGACGGCCCGCGGCTCCGCCTCCGGACGATGGACGGCGACGTGTCAGGTGTGGCCGAACCGGGACTGCTCGGCTACGACACTGACGACGTGGTCCAGTTCGAGCGTATCGGCTTCGTTCGACTCGACGAGGTTGCCGACGAGGCCGAAGCGGAGTCCGTCGCGTACTTTACACATCCCTGA
- a CDS encoding electron transfer flavoprotein subunit beta, whose protein sequence is MHTVVMTKGVPDFREGQVSFDEDGHLERGKTPTVMNPNDKHALRAAFQTKVRNGGHISLMSMGPPGYKEVLQEGMRDVYADDLYLLSDREMGAADTWATAMTVATGLQNLDEQPDLVFAGFKTADGETGHTGPQTCWCLDWPIITHVLSLDIDEDAGTVRAKRLVDGDISEIETVEAPMPCFIVADPEFEPTYRKASHRLNHKDLREETQQRAEEYEDHLTVWDHEDLNLDPDYIGLDGSPTIVSGVDPIPKAPSEREATMIEADEREGLEPVLDELTPYAAGD, encoded by the coding sequence ATGCATACAGTCGTCATGACAAAGGGCGTACCGGACTTCCGCGAGGGACAGGTGTCGTTCGACGAGGATGGCCATCTCGAACGGGGGAAGACACCGACAGTGATGAACCCCAACGACAAGCACGCGCTCCGGGCGGCGTTCCAGACGAAAGTCCGCAACGGCGGGCACATCTCGCTGATGAGCATGGGACCGCCGGGGTACAAAGAGGTCTTACAGGAGGGAATGCGGGACGTGTACGCCGACGACCTGTACCTCCTCTCGGACCGTGAGATGGGGGCCGCAGACACCTGGGCCACCGCGATGACCGTCGCCACCGGCCTCCAGAACCTGGACGAACAGCCGGATTTGGTGTTTGCCGGGTTCAAGACGGCCGACGGCGAGACCGGCCACACTGGCCCCCAGACCTGCTGGTGCCTGGACTGGCCGATAATCACCCACGTTCTCTCGCTCGATATCGACGAGGACGCCGGTACCGTTCGGGCGAAGCGGCTGGTCGACGGCGACATCTCCGAGATTGAAACAGTCGAAGCGCCGATGCCGTGTTTCATCGTCGCCGACCCCGAATTCGAACCGACCTACCGGAAGGCGAGCCATCGGCTGAACCACAAGGACCTCCGCGAGGAGACCCAGCAGCGGGCCGAGGAGTACGAGGACCACCTCACGGTCTGGGATCACGAAGACCTCAACCTCGATCCGGACTACATCGGTCTGGACGGCTCGCCGACCATCGTCTCCGGCGTCGACCCGATTCCCAAGGCTCCTTCCGAGCGGGAGGCGACGATGATCGAAGCCGACGAGCGTGAGGGATTAGAACCGGTGCTGGACGAACTTACCCCCTACGCGGCGGGTGACTGA
- a CDS encoding ArsA family ATPase: MTRFLLYGGKGGVGKTTVAAATGYRLATAGHETLVVSTDPAHSLADAVETEVGGDPTEIRSGLWGVEVDPQTGIDRYRSLFEALASEFSDAGIRMDEEEIADLFTTGVMPGSDELAAIEGMATYIESDRWDRVVFDTAPTGHTLRLLDLPSVMDRGVATAMDLRDQVRRKVNTARTMMFGPMASRRDDGPDDFTEMRTRMERVGTVLRDPKQTAFRVVTIPETMAVRETERLVAKLREFDVPVTTLVVNKVIEDAGDCQRCQGKQAVQEAAIAQLRESLPELAIWTIPDQSGEVTGIEALERVADSLGAVE, translated from the coding sequence GTGACTCGGTTCCTTCTCTACGGCGGCAAGGGCGGGGTCGGCAAGACGACCGTGGCCGCGGCGACTGGCTATCGGCTGGCGACGGCGGGCCACGAGACACTCGTTGTCTCCACCGACCCCGCGCACTCGCTGGCCGATGCCGTCGAGACCGAGGTCGGCGGCGACCCGACGGAAATCCGGTCGGGGCTGTGGGGCGTCGAGGTCGATCCACAGACGGGTATTGACCGTTACCGGTCACTGTTCGAGGCGCTGGCGTCGGAATTTTCCGATGCCGGCATCCGGATGGACGAGGAGGAAATCGCTGACCTGTTCACGACCGGCGTAATGCCCGGTAGCGACGAACTGGCGGCCATCGAGGGCATGGCGACGTACATCGAGAGCGACCGCTGGGACCGCGTGGTGTTCGACACTGCGCCGACCGGTCACACGCTTCGCCTGCTTGACCTCCCATCGGTGATGGACCGCGGCGTTGCCACGGCGATGGACCTCCGGGATCAGGTTCGTCGGAAAGTCAACACTGCCCGGACGATGATGTTCGGCCCGATGGCGAGCCGGCGCGACGACGGCCCGGACGACTTCACCGAGATGCGCACGCGGATGGAACGGGTCGGCACAGTGCTTCGAGACCCCAAACAGACCGCGTTCCGGGTCGTCACGATTCCCGAAACGATGGCCGTCCGCGAGACGGAGCGGCTGGTCGCGAAGCTCCGCGAGTTCGACGTGCCGGTGACGACACTCGTCGTGAACAAGGTCATTGAGGATGCTGGTGACTGTCAGCGGTGTCAGGGCAAGCAGGCAGTGCAGGAGGCGGCTATTGCACAACTTCGGGAGTCGCTGCCTGAACTGGCTATCTGGACGATTCCCGATCAGTCCGGTGAGGTGACCGGGATTGAGGCGCTGGAACGGGTCGCGGACTCGTTGGGTGCTGTTGAGTGA
- a CDS encoding ferredoxin family protein — MAIDPEFEENRDVVEQHDGHDVWGPVDEPEELGIHGTHVAVDFDICIADGACLEDCPVDVFEWVDTPDHPESEIKADPAHEDQCIDCMLCVDVCPVDAIDVDPGRAGRI, encoded by the coding sequence ATGGCCATAGACCCGGAGTTCGAGGAGAACCGCGACGTTGTCGAACAGCACGACGGACACGATGTCTGGGGACCGGTCGACGAGCCCGAGGAACTGGGCATCCACGGGACACACGTCGCCGTCGACTTCGACATCTGCATCGCCGACGGCGCGTGTCTAGAGGACTGCCCCGTCGACGTGTTCGAGTGGGTCGACACGCCGGACCATCCGGAGAGCGAAATCAAGGCCGACCCGGCTCACGAGGACCAGTGTATCGACTGTATGCTCTGTGTCGACGTGTGTCCGGTCGACGCCATCGACGTTGACCCAGGCCGCGCTGGTCGTATCTGA
- a CDS encoding alpha/beta hydrolase, with protein MPVTERAPESVTVQRDIPFHEVDGETLTLDLYDSPAASGPKPVAVLVRGGAFTFGDKGEFARHALDLAADGFLVVEPQYRLAPEWTFPAALVDVKAAIEWARTEGEGYGADTDRVVGVGHSAGANLVVLAGLTADEPGFEPELYPGASSALSAAVGYAGVYDFHALDTATDVPAGEGHRAYLGGGPDDEPAAYDLASPVGQVNADAPPTLLLHGTDDDVVPPAQSELLADALGPMTDVVHETVPSDHGFPFHGAHYDDVYERTVEFIRRIGVGGPDTADTAGTGEKTGLPGGDLPGPTDRIDDLGPADTRGPDRRDGPGF; from the coding sequence ATGCCCGTGACAGAACGCGCCCCGGAGTCAGTGACAGTGCAGCGCGACATCCCGTTCCACGAGGTGGACGGTGAGACGCTGACGCTCGACCTGTACGACTCGCCAGCGGCCAGCGGCCCGAAACCGGTCGCCGTGCTCGTCCGCGGCGGCGCGTTCACGTTCGGCGACAAGGGCGAGTTCGCCCGGCACGCGCTCGACCTCGCCGCGGACGGCTTTCTGGTCGTCGAGCCGCAGTATCGACTCGCGCCGGAGTGGACGTTCCCGGCGGCGCTCGTTGATGTAAAGGCCGCTATCGAGTGGGCCCGGACGGAGGGAGAGGGCTACGGCGCGGACACCGACCGAGTCGTCGGTGTCGGCCACTCAGCAGGCGCAAACCTCGTCGTCCTGGCCGGGTTGACGGCGGACGAACCCGGGTTCGAACCCGAACTGTACCCCGGCGCGTCTTCGGCGCTGTCGGCCGCCGTCGGCTACGCCGGCGTCTATGACTTCCACGCGCTCGATACCGCGACTGATGTCCCAGCGGGTGAGGGCCATCGCGCGTATCTCGGCGGTGGACCCGACGACGAACCCGCGGCCTACGACCTCGCCTCGCCGGTCGGGCAGGTGAACGCCGACGCCCCGCCGACGCTGTTGCTCCACGGCACCGACGACGACGTCGTGCCGCCGGCCCAGTCCGAGTTGCTGGCCGACGCGCTCGGTCCGATGACCGACGTGGTCCACGAGACGGTGCCGTCGGACCACGGGTTCCCGTTCCACGGGGCCCACTACGATGACGTGTACGAGCGGACTGTCGAGTTCATCCGACGAATCGGTGTCGGCGGTCCGGACACTGCTGACACGGCCGGTACAGGCGAGAAAACCGGCTTACCCGGAGGCGACCTGCCGGGACCGACCGACCGCATCGACGACCTCGGACCGGCGGACACTCGTGGACCGGATCGCCGCGACGGCCCCGGATTCTGA
- a CDS encoding PAS domain S-box protein, translated as MYGRFVTALWVLTGLSAVFSLLAWRKREDPGGTPMVVFHLALSVGAASYAVDITAMALSTQLLARQVATIAQGVVAITWLYAALQYADFDRSVTRRAVGFLSLDLLVLVGVFVFPGVSLFDLPPSGSVGSLVVAPGAGLTAVFVAHIATILIAALAGTIVLIQLFVRSRHLYRTQAAAVLIAALAPWTVALTQQYFLQIPEDATIFAWGVSGIAMTTGLYTFKTLDPVPAAQETIVEQMGDGTLVVDTDGCISHANPAAETLLAGPTESLVGQQVDAVIPTWDGLTVDDGQSDWAELALSVDGQQRFVELEVTPFTDRFDGLVGQLVVLRDVTERKQHEQRLAQYKTIFQGVSEPVYVLDEHDQFVTYNDPFAELVGTVEDSLVGERFETVLGQMETEPMDDGSGEFLIRTASGEQVPCEVDAADIELAGGESGRVGIVRDISRRKEIESELAVTTERLETLVEAAPVAIVALDANATVEVWNPAATELFGWRADEVLGDKVPVIPEENRRRTAERHARVLEGERLSGHETELERKDGSRVDVSLAAAPIRDLSGSVVGSVSVVTDITERKRRERQLELQNERLDEFASLISHDLRNPLQVASGHLELASQDAGSEVRESITAAAEALDRMEGLIDHTLTLAREGRDISDPEPVALRETFVQAWNAAPTSTAERRVQDPPERVLADRERLAELFQNLIQNAVEHGRDDSTPKAGPATDGAGTVTITLGATSEGFYVADDGPGIPPDQRDDVLESGYSTDDDGTGFGLAIVETIAEAHGWELTVTDSEDGGARFEFSGVETEDPTTDRDDSLRDV; from the coding sequence ATGTACGGCCGATTCGTGACGGCCCTGTGGGTCCTGACAGGCCTTTCCGCGGTGTTTTCACTGCTCGCGTGGCGCAAGCGGGAGGACCCTGGCGGGACGCCGATGGTGGTGTTTCACCTCGCTCTATCAGTCGGTGCTGCCAGCTACGCCGTCGACATCACTGCAATGGCGCTGTCGACCCAGTTGCTCGCTCGGCAGGTCGCGACCATAGCCCAGGGCGTAGTCGCCATCACCTGGCTGTACGCCGCGTTGCAGTACGCCGACTTCGACAGGTCGGTGACGCGGCGAGCTGTCGGGTTCCTATCGCTTGACCTGTTGGTGCTTGTGGGCGTGTTCGTCTTCCCGGGCGTATCGCTGTTCGACCTCCCGCCCAGCGGCTCTGTGGGGTCACTGGTGGTGGCTCCGGGGGCTGGGCTCACAGCAGTGTTCGTCGCCCACATAGCGACGATTCTGATTGCGGCGCTTGCCGGGACAATCGTTCTTATTCAGTTGTTCGTCCGCTCACGACACCTGTACCGAACACAGGCCGCGGCTGTTCTCATCGCGGCGCTGGCCCCGTGGACCGTTGCACTGACCCAGCAGTACTTCCTGCAGATTCCTGAGGATGCCACGATTTTCGCCTGGGGCGTCTCCGGGATAGCGATGACGACCGGCCTCTACACGTTCAAGACACTCGACCCGGTGCCGGCGGCGCAAGAAACTATCGTCGAGCAGATGGGCGACGGAACGCTCGTCGTGGACACCGACGGCTGCATCAGCCATGCAAATCCGGCGGCCGAGACCCTCCTCGCTGGCCCCACAGAATCACTCGTAGGCCAGCAAGTAGACGCCGTTATTCCGACCTGGGACGGTCTCACGGTCGACGACGGGCAATCAGACTGGGCGGAACTCGCGCTTTCCGTGGACGGTCAGCAGCGGTTCGTCGAACTCGAAGTGACCCCGTTTACCGACCGGTTCGACGGACTCGTTGGCCAGCTTGTCGTCCTCCGGGACGTCACGGAGCGGAAACAACACGAACAGCGACTGGCACAGTACAAGACGATTTTCCAGGGCGTCAGCGAACCCGTCTACGTCCTCGACGAGCACGACCAATTTGTCACGTACAACGACCCGTTCGCCGAGCTGGTCGGCACCGTCGAGGACAGCCTCGTCGGCGAACGCTTCGAGACGGTGCTGGGGCAGATGGAAACCGAACCGATGGACGACGGGTCGGGGGAGTTCCTGATCCGGACCGCATCCGGCGAACAGGTCCCCTGTGAAGTCGACGCGGCGGACATCGAGCTGGCCGGCGGTGAGTCCGGCCGCGTCGGTATCGTCCGAGATATCTCGCGGCGAAAGGAAATCGAGTCCGAACTCGCAGTGACGACTGAGCGGCTCGAAACGCTCGTCGAGGCTGCCCCGGTCGCGATCGTTGCACTTGACGCCAACGCGACGGTCGAGGTCTGGAACCCCGCCGCGACGGAGCTGTTCGGCTGGCGTGCCGACGAAGTGTTGGGCGACAAGGTTCCGGTTATCCCGGAGGAGAACCGACGGCGGACGGCCGAACGTCACGCCCGGGTACTCGAAGGCGAGCGCCTGTCGGGCCACGAGACGGAACTCGAACGAAAAGACGGAAGCCGTGTCGACGTGAGCCTTGCCGCCGCCCCGATTCGCGACCTCAGTGGCTCAGTGGTCGGCAGCGTCTCCGTGGTGACGGACATCACCGAGCGGAAGCGTCGGGAGCGACAACTGGAACTCCAGAACGAACGGCTGGACGAGTTCGCCAGCCTCATCTCCCACGACCTCCGGAACCCCCTGCAGGTCGCCAGTGGCCACTTGGAACTGGCCTCGCAGGACGCCGGCTCGGAGGTTCGCGAGTCGATAACGGCCGCGGCGGAGGCTCTGGACCGGATGGAGGGACTTATCGACCACACCCTGACGCTGGCCCGCGAGGGGCGTGACATCAGCGATCCCGAACCGGTGGCGCTTCGGGAGACGTTCGTACAGGCGTGGAACGCCGCGCCCACGAGCACGGCTGAACGCCGCGTTCAGGACCCGCCAGAACGCGTGCTGGCCGACCGCGAACGCCTGGCCGAACTGTTCCAGAACCTCATCCAGAACGCCGTGGAACACGGCAGGGACGACTCCACGCCCAAAGCAGGCCCGGCGACCGACGGTGCAGGGACGGTTACCATCACGCTCGGCGCAACCTCAGAGGGGTTCTACGTCGCCGACGACGGCCCGGGGATTCCGCCGGACCAGCGCGACGACGTCCTCGAATCGGGCTACAGTACCGACGACGACGGCACTGGGTTCGGTCTGGCGATAGTAGAGACGATTGCCGAGGCCCACGGCTGGGAGCTAACGGTCACCGACAGCGAAGACGGCGGTGCTCGCTTCGAGTTCAGCGGGGTCGAGACAGAGGACCCGACCACGGACCGCGACGACAGCCTCAGGGATGTGTAA
- a CDS encoding electron transfer flavoprotein subunit alpha/FixB family protein, whose amino-acid sequence MPEIDPTEHEIAELGPKLKDVDDADELRAMLELEEDGEDRVPVKTLIEDRIEKVESEDDGELDPEAVDLSDLTVADVANMVREVDDADVLRDLLEREKAGQDRKTAKSQIESRIESVEGTEEAEGEAVTEVEYVPPEEKYPELDHPTNDKQWVEGTDGAEYRDMWVYCETQAGDLVDVSKEMLGKARELMDDYNAAYDEEERVVAVLIGADASDHVEDVIACGADLVVYHEDDRLDRFRHQPYTEIFCDMARAGGDLAAEGREEVAWKDYHEPRYTVFPATNNGRDLSALVQGELDSGLASDCSGLYIESAMISNPAKVGTAGDKKEFERVLHMKRPDFSGFEYSTILCIDKPHRDFHPQGASVIPGSFEMPDPDYERDGEVVDYEMDLDDDWFTVEVEEYDRLSGGVDLTGHDVIVAVGRGIGDDPTRGIEQALDLVDAFEDADLGLSRGVITSSYSFDGHVEQYVTEERQIGESGQEVEPDVYIAAGISGAIQHKVGCDESETIIAVNTNPDADIRDFSDYLIEGDLFEVLPQLTEAVEAGELGAMMEASDD is encoded by the coding sequence ATGCCTGAAATCGACCCCACAGAACACGAGATCGCCGAGCTAGGCCCGAAACTCAAAGACGTCGACGACGCCGACGAACTGCGGGCGATGCTGGAACTGGAGGAAGACGGTGAGGATCGGGTCCCGGTCAAGACGCTCATCGAGGATCGCATTGAAAAAGTCGAAAGCGAGGACGACGGCGAACTCGATCCGGAAGCCGTCGACCTCTCCGATCTCACCGTCGCCGACGTGGCGAACATGGTGCGAGAGGTCGACGACGCGGATGTCCTCCGGGACTTGCTCGAACGCGAGAAAGCAGGCCAGGACCGCAAGACGGCGAAATCCCAGATAGAGAGTCGAATCGAGTCCGTCGAGGGGACCGAAGAGGCTGAGGGCGAGGCGGTGACAGAGGTCGAGTACGTCCCGCCGGAAGAGAAGTACCCCGAACTCGACCACCCGACCAACGACAAGCAGTGGGTCGAGGGAACCGACGGCGCGGAGTACCGCGATATGTGGGTCTACTGTGAGACGCAGGCCGGCGACCTCGTGGACGTTTCGAAGGAGATGCTCGGGAAGGCTCGCGAACTGATGGACGACTACAACGCAGCGTACGATGAAGAGGAGCGCGTCGTCGCCGTGCTCATCGGGGCCGACGCCAGCGACCACGTCGAGGATGTCATCGCCTGTGGCGCGGATCTCGTCGTCTATCACGAGGACGACCGCCTCGACCGCTTCCGCCATCAGCCTTACACCGAAATCTTCTGTGACATGGCCAGAGCAGGCGGCGATCTGGCCGCCGAAGGCCGTGAGGAGGTGGCGTGGAAGGACTACCACGAGCCGCGATACACCGTCTTCCCGGCGACGAACAACGGTCGGGACCTCTCGGCGCTCGTTCAGGGCGAACTTGACTCCGGGCTGGCCTCCGATTGCTCGGGGCTGTACATCGAGAGCGCGATGATATCCAACCCCGCGAAGGTCGGCACCGCCGGCGACAAGAAGGAGTTCGAGCGCGTGCTCCACATGAAGCGCCCGGACTTCTCCGGGTTCGAGTACTCGACGATTCTCTGTATCGACAAACCCCACCGGGATTTCCACCCGCAAGGGGCGTCGGTGATTCCGGGGAGCTTCGAGATGCCCGACCCGGACTACGAGCGCGACGGCGAGGTCGTCGACTACGAGATGGACCTTGACGACGACTGGTTCACAGTCGAGGTCGAGGAGTACGACCGCCTCTCCGGCGGTGTCGACCTCACCGGCCACGACGTTATCGTCGCTGTCGGGCGCGGCATCGGCGACGACCCGACGCGGGGCATCGAGCAGGCGCTGGACCTCGTCGACGCCTTCGAGGACGCCGATCTGGGGCTCTCACGAGGCGTCATCACCTCGTCGTACTCCTTCGACGGCCACGTCGAGCAGTACGTCACCGAGGAGCGCCAGATCGGCGAATCCGGGCAGGAAGTCGAACCCGACGTGTACATCGCCGCAGGTATCTCCGGTGCCATTCAGCACAAGGTCGGCTGCGACGAGTCCGAGACAATCATCGCCGTCAACACCAATCCAGACGCCGACATCCGGGACTTCTCGGACTACCTCATCGAGGGCGACCTGTTCGAGGTGTTGCCGCAGTTGACTGAGGCGGTCGAAGCCGGGGAACTGGGTGCGATGATGGAGGCCAGCGATGACTGA